TCGGATCTCCTATGGTGTTTTCTTTCACGTTTAGCTACTGATGTTGATTTTGGGGCTGGTTTTCTAACAGAGAAGACTGCGACGACAATGACAGGGATGCAGAGAGAGAAGAAGTACACGGTTTGGATGGTTTTTAGACTAACCCAACCCAATAAATATAGACCCGGATGTGCGGTTTGGTCTGGGTTGGTTTCACGGTTTGAACGGGTTGGACTCAACCCGTGAACAGCCCTACACGAGACATTGGACACAGCGAACAGGGGCTGCTGGAGACGAAATCATGGAGATGGACATATGTGGCTAGCTCTAGCAGGTTGCTGCCTAGGGCACGAGACAGCGTAGTGCAGTGCAGAGGGCAGCCCTACAACGCAAACCTTCATACGTAATGGGTGGCAACACATATCTGTGTCGGAAAAAAAATACCTTCAGTGATTATTGATCACGGGAGAGAAAACCTCATCCGTGGATGACATTGACATGTAATCTATGACGAAGCATTGTCGTAACCGTTATAGTTCATCCATGATGTATTATAATTACGACCCGACATAGATGATATGATATCAGTGACGGTGGTAGCAATGGGATACTCGATTTTCCGTCAGGTGAAGATAACTATTGATTTGTCCCAAACCACATGATCTAGTTTTCGATCAACATGATCTGGACCCTGCTATCGCAACAACACATCTCCTCGGGCAAATAGCCATACCGAAACCCGATAGACCTCTttgagaaggctaatccctacatgcaaatcgaagaacacaagtaaaaataagaaatacaaCAACTCatttgcagatgaatgattaatcaAGAACTCAaagttggggttccacaaatCAATGAACGGTGAAATTGTAATGGcaaaaataatctaagcaaaatgCAACCCTAATTCGAAAACAACTACTGATTAAATAGGTTATATGGTCAACCTATGACCCCTAGACGTATCCCAAATGGACTCCAACACGATACACGACCTAACGGGTCTTAAGACGGTGACGCAACACCCAAACAGATTCTGGATCTTTGGAAATGTGGCCTCGTTATCTTCCATACATATGTAGAGCGTCGAAAATGGAGTCCGAATGTGGTTTGGGTGGCCATTTGAGTGCGGGCTGCTCCTGGAAGATGAGATGCGCTCGAACTTGGTATGAACTGGACATCCATCTCCTAGCCTCATGCTTATCTCAAGGAGTGATGTCATCATATCTTAAACATGATACTTTGCGACCTGTTAGAGATGAGTCATCCCAAACGAGTCGCATCGTCATCAAGAGCGGGAGGTCAGATTGGCAACGACAGGCCATAGACATGCAGAGAAGTGACGGTCCAATCGGTGACAACTGGCCGTCAGATCGGAGGTTCAATGTTGGTCAAACCGATGACATCCGGGCGATCAGTCCGGATTGTATACTCATGTCAGACAGAGCTTCATCAAGGTCAAGTTTCTTTCATTTCTATAAAAAGATATGTGTTGTGGTGTTTCCACCATTCATCCCCTATAATAAGTTTGATTCTCGTATTCAATCCTACAAGTAGATTGTAGGGGCAAAATGGTCATTTCATTTAATTTGTTCATGCTGTCAATCGGACGTGTCACGTTACATGCGCAAAATGGCAAAATATTAGGAAAGCTTCTCTCTCCCGTGGCAAGATATGGGGAGTACGAGTGGCATTTGGAGAatagccactaacaagattggCAAATATAGTTAATCCTATATATATCTATAGTTCATCTCACTAAGGGCTCCTTTGAATCGAAGGAATGTAAAAATGGTGTAATAGGAAAAACTCGGGACTCTAATAGGAATTTAAGTGCAAAATAGATGATTGTAAAATGGCGTTAATACTGTTTCTCTCTTCTGTCATTAAGCCACATCATCTCAATTATTTTAAGCCCATAGATGACTGATATATGGTCTAAACTATCTCTctacttttcttttctcatgtaGTTATATGATGTCAGTTTTGCGTTTCTTTACTGATTAAGGgtagttaatgctatttctctcttctcttatcAAGCCACCAGGTCACTTCAAAATCTTTTTAGTCCTTAGGTGATTGATCtgtggtccaaattatctcacttttttttctcttattaaGTCATATTACCTTATTTTTGCTTTTGAATGATTAATTCATATTTTATCTCTACTCTCATTGAGCCACATAGTCATAGTTTTGATTTTGAATAATTAGccatatataatttaaattgtTATAAACCTTATCATGTTAATGTAAATTTTTCTTCAATGATTGGTCAAAgatgaaaattataaaaaatattataaatttttATCGTCTAGGTACCATACATATTATTTCTACTATTATCATATATAAAACTCTCACATGAACACGCAGGGCTTCATTTAGTATCTCCTTAATTTCGTTCTTTAGTTTCTACTACTACTAGGATTGATAATACATGTCGTtttaaaatgattcataatcattattttaaaaataatttataatctaaaattttaaactttgaccACACCTTTATCTATAATGATAGTtattttcatgtgtaggtgGACCAGCCGGCCAGCcctaaggccattcccaacccaatgattaggatagtgtccatagcattaaataagctgtcaATTAAGATGAAAATGATgtgacaagtgaataaatgaggaaaaagaaaaaaaccatgtcttgcatgagacatgttttctacacaatatccaagacatcatgtgagatcaacagcattaaatttaaatatggaatagtggtgtttgcattgaaaAAGTAGTGTCTAGTGCTAGTTTCTTTATGGAAACTATATCTAGTGTCTTgagttgggaatggcctaacgAGCCCCCGGCCAACACGTAATTAAGCACCGTAATACTTGCGCCACAACTAACGAAGCGTCGCCGTTGAACCCGCGCGCTTCGTTTTCCCCACAACACCCCCTCCACCCCTCGTCTCCTCCCGAAGCAAAACACCAGCGCCATAAATCACTTCGCTGCTTTCTCGCGTGGCGATTCCCAAGTGCGCGGTGGCGTTAAAATCCCTCGTTTTCCTACGGTAAATACCGCTCCAAATACCCCCCAAAAAACTCCATGGGACTAGCTGCATTTCCTTCTCTTCTAATGACCCCGTTCATGGTTGATTAGTTTGAGATTATCATCAATTCTCTGTTTGTCGGTGGAGCACCTGCAGCACCTCCGACGAATCCGCCGCTGCTTCGCCGTCGCGTGTGCTGGAGCGGCTCGCCGCCAGCTCCATGCCTCAGGACGATGACTGGTTCTGGGGGCGCCCGactcccgtcgtcgtcggcgacggcgagacgacgTCGAAGCCAAAGCCGCCGGTGGCGGGAAAGACGAAGAAGGTGGAGGAGCAGCACCCACGGCGACCGGGGGAGCCGGACTGCAGCTACTACGTCAAGTTCGGGAGCTGCAAGTTCGGCATCAGCTGCGTGTACAACCACCCGGATCCGAGGCCGCAGCATGGCGCCGACGACAAGAAGCCGGCCGAGCAGTTCCCGCGGCGGCCCGGCGAGCCCGACTGCAGCTACTACGTCAAGTTCGGGAGCTGCAAGTTTGGGATGAATTGCAGGTTCAACCACCCTCCCCGCATGCCAGTGCCACCACAACAAGAGGTAATAATGTCAAACACATGcgtattatattggtaaaaacctTTGGAAGAAAAATACTTGTTTCTTTCCGTCGTACAAAATTATTCTGAAGCAAAATCAAGATTACTTCTCTCCTAAAAAAATCAAGATTATTTTCTGGCGTCAGTGAGCAGCCAAGACCCTAGTATTTTTTTCTCAGCAACAAACAAACGTAGTTACAGTGAACGTTTTCCCCCCTAATAACTATGTGGAAtatgctatagctagctaggtagACTCTTGTTTTATTTCGTTATCTCTAGAAGTCGACCAGGCAGTTAGCTTTGGACTAGTTGGGCTTGGGCCATGACGAGCAATGGACTAGTAAAGCTTATGGTccaggaagagaggagaagaaaaaactagaaaggggaagaagagaagatatGAGAGTGGTTTGAACTTGAATCACAAATAGTGACCCCAAAAGAATTTTTTGTATAAAATCCTAATTTTCAAGATTTTACACATAAcccattcattaattaattacttccgCAAATCAATTTATGCATGCATCACATTAATACATTGTTTGTTAGGAGTATTCTTTATCTCACAGAAAGTGTTTTTTAGTATTTCTCTGGGAATGCATGCCACTGCCACCATATTGAAGGCAAAAGTAAAGTTGAGCAAGTAAAGCTGAACGTTCTTGGGCTTCCACTTCGTCCTGTAAGTCTTTCTAATTCTTTTCTTGTTGGGTTTATTTCTTCTGCACGCAATTATGTTAGCTAGGCCAATCATTTGTAACAAAGCTTTCTTTTTGCCTTTTCCATTGATCACAATATATTAGGGCATTGCATACTACTGTTTAATTCAAAAATTACTATTTTGTTGGTGAAAACATGATACATGCATGTAATCCTTCAGGGGACAGGGTTGTGCTCATACTACATGAACCGGGGAATCTGCAAATTTGGCACTAACTGCAAGTTTGACCACCCAGATCCAGGCTCAGATCATGAGAAGTGGGTCGTTTCAAGTAATGCCAATCAAGTTTCCTCTCAGGTGAACATTTACTCGGTGCTTGACCATGGAGAATCGAATGAGCATACTTTTACCTCCGAAGAAGTCCATCAGGTATTATCCAGTTGAAATATTGATGGCTGtctttgtagaaaaatatagtcaCACTTATAGTACCACTTAGTTTCATTATATCTAACATTGAACATATTAGTTCCATTATATCTAACATTGAACATATTTTGGTAGTTTCTTTGttgtgtgttaaaaatattactttttCTTACCTATAAATTaggtaaaaattaaataagtttgacctaaaaaaatgtcaaaatgacttataatatggatCTAAGGTAATACTCGCTAATTGTTCGGATTTGATGCCAATATTTTCCAATTCTACACATTTGATATAACACTAACATACTAAAACATTGCTGTTGCCAATACTTGCCTGTGTTGATTTGATAGGGCACCACACCAAAATTGCCATATTTTTTCAGCTTGTTGTCAATCCATGCAAATTGAGCAGTCTTGAAGTTTGATATGAGAATTGTCTTGGATTAATTGAGAAATGTTGAGTGGTAAACATTAGTCAATGCCTAGCAAACATTTGAAGTGTGTAACAAGCGTAAACATGAATCGGATTGTGTATAAGGTAGACAATAATGATAATGTGTGCGGCAAGAGATATTTTCCCTTAAACAAATATTGTTATAGTATCTTTGCTATGCTTACTTTTGCATTAATCTGCTGCAGCCAGGGATTCCAAGTTTTCACCAACGAATCAGTTACACAAGGGACCAACTTCTCCAACTTTGTCAGGTATAAGTTCTGGGCGACTAATATGTTTCACTCATTTTCTCTCTTAAAATTTAATTGCTGTATTGTGCAAATTATCGTAAGTAAGACGGATAACATTCTTCAAGCCATTACAAAGTATCATAATTAGTTGTTGTGAAAATtccatcatattttttttatatttatcaaTAGATGACTGTTATCCCCTATGTATTGCTGTTTTTCGCTGCAGAAATGTTCAAGTTCTTTACGCAAACTTGTATGGCCTTCTCACATATTATTAATGTATGAATTATGTCTATGCAGAATGTCGAAGTGCCCAAGGACATCTTAAAATTTTGTCAAGATATTAATGTTGAACTGAATGGTGAAGATAAAATTTCGGGATTTGGAGCAGAGAAAGATCATGTGAGCATCCTTCCCTTCTCATATGTCATCATGGCAGAAATCGTTTGTGCTGCTCTGATTAATGTTCCTCAAAGATGCAAAGTCTTGTATTTCATAGTAAGTACAATGTTGCGTTTTTTTGGGTATATCTGTTAGGTACAAACTCCATCATATAAACGGTTTGACGCGACAGACAGCCGTGACTGGCATTCATGGTCTGCACAAACTAATTGGGAACAGAAATTTTGGGACAACTTCTCTGAAGCAAAAGAACCCTATTCTTTAGGTTGGAAGCAAGAGAAATTTAACAAGCCTGACCAATCAAGCTTCCACTTTGATTCTAAAGATCAGGTATCTTAAAAATACAAGTGTGTTAGTAAATTGTTATCAGATCTGAATTGTACAATATGGTCTTCTCACCTTGTCTCTCAATTAGTGGTTAAAATTTATAAAGTGTACACCCTGCAAAAGCACTTTAATTAAGGCTGAAGTCCCTTTGTCAATCCAGAGAGGCATTATCTCTGGCAAAGATGAAGTTCTGAAAACATTGAAAAGGTATTATTTCATTTAGGAATTCTGTTCTTGTTTCATTAGTAAAGCATTTTCCCATCAATTGCATATTCAAAAAGTGTATTTTGTTTATCTGTTTTTGTTTGCatatttttatttgttgtttttgttaaaCAGTATACTAAACACATTTTCACCAAAGATGTTCGATCTTCAGAAGGGCCAGCTAATAGAAACAAGAATCTCTAGCGCTGATATTTTGAAGGTTTGGTTTAATAAAAAGCAAAGTTATTTTTATTCAGGCAGCCTTCTTCTATGTTTTGGACTGATGTTGAGTTGTTTCTACTATGCTTTTACTCAGGATGTTATTAATCTTATATTTGAAAAGGTTGTTGCTGAGCCAGCCTTCTGTTCGACGTATGCGCAACTTTGCACATATCTAAATCAAAACctcacaccattccctcctgaagACTGTGATTGTGAAGAAATTACGTTCAAACAAGCACTGTCGAACAAATGTCAAGAAATATTCGAAAGTGCTCACACCGTATGTTCTGAGATTGGCAAATTGATTGGACAAGACCGAGAGATGGAGCAACGGGATAAAGAAAGGGTAGTGAAACTTGAAACACTGGGAAATATTAATTTCATTCGAGCCCTGCTCAAGAAAAAGTTGATCACAAATAAGATAATAGATCACATTGTTCAGGTATTCATATGCCGCCCTCCATTGCTAGAACGTTGCCTGTTAATGATCCTTTTTTAGGTACTGAAAGTTTTATTGAACTCAGCCAAACAATTTGAGGACACTCCGGGCCTCTGCACCACTACACTGCACACAGCGAACACACCCTCCAACGCAAAGAAAAACAGAACAAACCCAAATATCTGTTAATGATCTGGCAATTTATGCAGTTAATTAATACTATTCTTAGCTGCTTTTAAGATGATATGGTGACCATGAAGTACATAATCTTtcagaaaaatattttaatccTATTTATATATCCTTTAGAGCTATTTACCTAAAAAATGTCCACAGGCCACAGATATATAATCCATTTGTAACGTCCAGCTATCAAAATTAAGCATATTAATTAAAGATGTTATGAAAAGATTTGCCATATATTATTTCAATATGGTTGATCAGATTTCGTGGTACTTGGTGCCTTTTAAGTTATAAACCAGCAACATCGAATACATGAAAACCATGATTTGTGCAGAGTTTTACCTTGACAAGCACTATCATAATCTCATAAAGttttcctcgcaaaaaaaataatctcaTAAAGTTATTTGATTCCATCAACTTGTTGTAATATATATGTCTTTCTTACATGTCAAATAGTTAGTTTTTAAGTACTACAGTTATCTTTTTTATCAAACTTATGTATGATATCTTCTTggaattatatatgtatatatattttttcaacttCAGTATTTATGAAATAATGTTTTTTGAAATTCAATGTCATGTTTGTGTTTGGTGAATTGATTTAATATATTGCACTCCGATCAGCTATTAGATGGGACTAGGaatagcattttttttcatttacacagcttgaagtatatatatatttactcaACCATGTTATCCTTTCAATTGTTTTGCAGGCAGTGATGGATTGTTGTAAG
The Oryza sativa Japonica Group chromosome 6, ASM3414082v1 DNA segment above includes these coding regions:
- the LOC4341164 gene encoding zinc finger CCCH domain-containing protein 43 isoform X1, which gives rise to MPQDDDWFWGRPTPVVVGDGETTSKPKPPVAGKTKKVEEQHPRRPGEPDCSYYVKFGSCKFGISCVYNHPDPRPQHGADDKKPAEQFPRRPGEPDCSYYVKFGSCKFGMNCRFNHPPRMPVPPQQEYFSGNACHCHHIEGKSKVEQVKLNVLGLPLRPGTGLCSYYMNRGICKFGTNCKFDHPDPGSDHEKWVVSSNANQVSSQVNIYSVLDHGESNEHTFTSEEVHQPGIPSFHQRISYTRDQLLQLCQNVEVPKDILKFCQDINVELNGEDKISGFGAEKDHVQTPSYKRFDATDSRDWHSWSAQTNWEQKFWDNFSEAKEPYSLGWKQEKFNKPDQSSFHFDSKDQWLKFIKCTPCKSTLIKAEVPLSIQRGIISGKDEVLKTLKSILNTFSPKMFDLQKGQLIETRISSADILKDVINLIFEKVVAEPAFCSTYAQLCTYLNQNLTPFPPEDCDCEEITFKQALSNKCQEIFESAHTVCSEIGKLIGQDREMEQRDKERVVKLETLGNINFIRALLKKKLITNKIIDHIVQAVMDCCKFRFEPLGKVDLLNIIFEGMLDSDSAGDESNICVNAMIGGNKSSIASNDVEMTRKNVNRQNEEAILQKSYDEVPNNKMDPQKNYADGAISYLIEKEKPTNLESSVRICRGGCSISEIMELVVDAGAVEGSDEHFMATLLFIKPEYREIFLTLDTREGRLGWLKRMYKVKE